The nucleotide sequence GAAGAAATATATCATCACTTTATCGCTTTTGTGCCTCGCAATGGCTTGCAAAAGCCCCTCAACCGGACAGATAATCCCCCAAGAGGAGATTACTAACCAAATGTATTTTACCTCCAAACCCATTGTTTCTGCTCATCGGGGTGGGGGAGGAGAGCAACTTAAGGGCTATCCCGAAAACTGTTTGGAAAGCATTCAATACCTTTCCAAAAAAGGAATACACAGCTTTGAGATAGATATCTTCGAGAGTGCCGACGGCGATTTGCTCCTGATGCACGACGATAAGTTAGGACGTACCGCCACAGGTCAAGGAGTCGTATCAGCTCTTACTACCGAACAGTTGGGCACTGAAAAACTCAAAGATGAGTTCGGCAATGTAACTGCTTTTCAGATTCCGTTTTTAAAAGATGTACTTTCGTGGTGTAAAACCCATAAGGGGTACTTAATGTTAGATTTTAAAAAGGGTATTTCTTATCAAAAAGTGGTAGATTTAGTGCGCGAAGAGAAGATGGAAGCGCAAGTGGTGCTTATCAGTTATAATACTGCACAAGCCGAAGCCTTGCATAAGGTAGCTCCTGAGATGCTCCTTTCGGTGAGCGCCCGCAATGAAGACGAACTAAACCGTATTTTGCAAACAGGTATTCCTAAACAGAAGTTGTTGGCTTTCACTGGCATTCGTTTAGCTCCTGATCAGCTGTATGAGCGTTTAAACCAACTAAAAATACCTGCCATATTAGGTACATTAGGTAACTTAGATAAGCGTGCTGCTACCAAAGGCGACCACCTATATACCGAGTGGGCAAAGAAAGGTATACAAGTTTTTTCTACCGATAGACCTTTGGCATTCAAGTAAAAAATAAGAGGTAAGAAACTTACTTCTTACCTCTTATTTTATCTAAAATAAATCGTTTTCGCTAATACTCTTGTCGTGTTTAGTATAAGCAGTAGGGCGTTTGGCAAAGAAGTCGTCAAGCTCATTGCTGAACACTTCCTCCTCAAACCACATCATCGGTTTGGCTTCCTCTCCCGAAATACCAAAAGGCTTTCCTAATCCCAATTGTGTAAGCGAGTCGTCCAAACGATAACGCATATAGTTCGACAAGTCTTTTTTGCTAAAAAACTCCAATTCACCTTGTTCAAAAATCCAGTCTAGCATCTTGTCTTCCAAAGTGATATAACTACGGATAAAAGTAGTTGCATCTTCTTCGGCTTTAGCTTTCATTTCTGGATTTTCTTCAAATATCTTTTTGAGAATATAAATACCTGCATTGGCGTGTAACTGTTCGTCTACCGATGTCCACGCAATAATATTCGCTACGTTTTTCAAGAACCCTTTAAAACGCGTAAATGAAAGAATAGTAGCAAACTGACTGAACAACGAAGCATTCTCAATAATCAATGTGAAAAACAGAATCCGCTCCATAGCGTTCTCACGATTTTTAGCCAAGTATTCTTTTAATACATTACTGCGTTCTTTAAAAACAGGTACCTCCAATAAGTTTTCAAACTCGTTGTTGTAGCCCAAAACCTCCAATAAGCGTGCGTAAGCCTCGCTGTGGCGGAACTCACATTCTGCAAAAGTAGCCCCTAATCCGTTGAATTCAGGTTTAGGGAAGAGGTCATAGAGGTCTCCCCAGAAAGTCTTTACTGATACTTCCACTTGGGCGATACCTAATAGAGCGCGCTTCACTGCCTCTTTTTCCACAGGTGTTAACTCCGATTTAAAATCCTGAATATCGGCAGTAAACTCCACTTCTGAGTGTACCCAAAACGATTTGTGCATAGCGTTCACAAACTCCATAACCTCAGGATATTCAAAAGGTTTGTAGTTCTCGCGTTTGTCAAAAATTCCCATAATGATAAATGTTTTTTTATGAATGTTTTAATGATGTTTTACAGAGCGCAAAGATAATAAAAATACTATAAACTCCAATAATTTTTCTAATTTTCTAATTCCCACATTTCCTAATTTTCTAATTTTCTCATTCTCTAATTTTACCTTTTATCTTTTACCTTTTACCTAAATTCACCTGTTGATAACTCTGTTGATAACCTGTTAATTTAAATTGATAACTATTTTTTTGTCAATAATAAATTTATTCGTACTTTTGCCTCGTCAAACAATGATTAAACATTTATAGAACTATGGAAGAATTTGTAAAATTAGTAGAACACATTTTGTATATGGAGAATTTCAACACTGCAATTACTCCTGATTTAAAACAAAAGTTTATAGAGCTTAACAGAACTTATGGCAACAATGTGCCCGATAAGTATAAAGCAGACGTAAACAGATTATATAATAGCTTTCGCGATAAACAAAGCGTAGAGGTAGATAGTAACGCTTACGCTGTTAGTTAACAGTAAATGAATGTTTTAGTAACTGGAGGTAGTGGGCAATTAGGTTCTGAAATTCAGGCTAATCCTCACAAGAAAAGTTGCTACTATTTCACGGATATAAATAGCTTGGACATCTGTGATGTCCAAGCTATTCGTGCTTTTGTGCAACTTAATAATATTGGTGTCATTGTCAATTGCGCAGCTTATACCAATGTTGATAAAGCCGAAGACGACTCAGCTCTCGCAACTCTTATCAACCATACAGCTGTCGAGAATTTAGCAACTGTTTGTAAAGAACACAACTTGCCTCTTATTCATATTTCCACCGATTATGTCTTCGGAGGAAGTAAAAACACTCCTTATACCGAAACCGACCCAACCACACCTCTTGGGGTCTATGGGTGTACTAAATTAGCAGGCGAACAAGTAATACAACAAGCAGGCATTGAACATCTCATTATCCGTACAGCGTGGTTGTACTCATTGCGTTTCGGTCATAACTTTGTAAAGACTATTCAGCGCCTCAGTGCCGAACGTACTGAACTAAAAGTAGTATTCGACCAAGTAGGTACCCCTACCAACGCTTCTGATTTAGCCGATTTTATTGTGCAAGCAGTCGAAAATCTTTGGTATAAAGGCAAACGTGAGGTATATCACTTCTCTAACGAAGGGGTTTGCTCGTGGTATGACTTTGCAGTAACTATTGTAGCGCAATCGGGTAATAATTGTAAAGTATTGCCCTGTCGTTCCGATGAGTTTCCAAGCAAAGTAACGCGCCCTGCCTACTCAGTGTTAGATAAAACCAAGCTAAAAAAAGACTTTAATTATCCAATTCCTCATTGGAGGCATAGTTTTTGCAGTGATAAATGAGAAATAAATGCTAAATTATATGAAAAAAGAAATCTCAAAGAGCCCCTTTAAAGTAGGTGATATTGTAGAAGTATCACCTGATTTAACTATGTTAAAAGATTGGATAACAGGTACTGTTATTAAAATCTTTAAAAATCCGTTTATAGGAGATGAAATAGTTATCAAAGATAATCAAGGACGTATCTTCTTCGGTGTAAAAGATTACTTCAAAACCTCTAAATCTTAGGTTATGTATGCTATAGCTTTTGATATGAATATATCATCTTTAGAAAAGCATTATGGGAAACCGTATAATAATGCTTATTATGAGATAGCTTCAGAACTTGAAAAATATAACTTTTACAGAATACAAGGGAGTACCTATGTAACCGATAATAAGGATATGGGCAATTTAATGTTAGCCATAGATGCCCTTGCTTATATTGAATGGTTTGCTAATGCTGTTAGAGATATAAGAGTATTCAGAATTGAGGACTGGAGTGATTTAACTCAAGTAGTAAAAATAAAATCCACTAAAAAAACATTTATTAATTAGATATGGGACTTATAATAACCATTGCAATCATAGTGATTCTAGTATTTTGGTACATTAGTGCCAACAACAAACTCGTGGCATTAGCCAATAATCGTGAGAACGCCTTTGCTGATATCGATGTGCAACTCAAGCAACGTCACGACCTTATTCCTCAACTCGTAGCAGCTGTAAAAGGCTATATGACTCACGAGTCCGATGTGCTCACCAAAATCACTCAAGCGCGCAGTCGTGCTATGAGCGCTACTGATATAAACGATAAGATTGCAGCTGAGAAAGAACTCTCTTCTGCTATGGGTGCTTTCAATATCCAAGTAGAAGCTTATCCTGATTTGAAAGCGAATACTAACTTTATGCACCTCCAACAAGAAATTGCTGATATAGAAAATAAATTGGCGTCAGTGCGTCGCTTCTTCAACTCTACTACCAAAGAGCTGAATACCGCTATCCAATCAATACCTACTAATATCGTAGCAGGTTTCAAGAAAATGACTCCACAACCCTTCTTCGATTTGGGTACAGAACAACGCCAACAGTTGGATAAAGCTCCAGAGATTTCGTTTAGCTAATCGAATGCATAGAAGATATATAAAGGAGATGTTTTATAGCGTCTCCTTTATTTGTTTTTTTGAACATTGTTTGGTATTCTCATATAAAACTAATATCTTTGCCACTCCTATCTTTGCAAGTAAAGAAAAATGGGTAATAATAAAAACTTAAATTATGCAATATCTTGGTATCCGACAACAAATCGCACGAAATAACACCAAGTCTGTTCTGTATTTATTAGCCTTCCCCTTGCTAATCCTTGCGGGAACCTATGCGGTATTGTATATGCTTAACGACCAAGATATAGAGGCTGTAAATGCTCAATTCCTTTCAGTAGTCCCTGTGGTGCTGATAGGGGTAGCTATATGGTTTGTAATCTCCTACTTCTTCAATACCCAAATGATACAAACCGCCACTCACTCTCGTCCCTTAGAACGCCGTGAGAATATGCGGGTGTATAATCTCACCGAGAACCTTTGTATGAGCGTCGGAATGCCTATGCCCAAGCTCTATATTATAGAAAGCGATGCGCTCAATGCTTTTGCTTCCGGTATCAACCAAAAAACCTTTGCCGTCACCCTTACACGTGGTATTATCAACACGCTTAACGACGACGAACTCGAAGGGGTGATAGCTCACGAACTTACCCATATCCGCAACCGCGATGTCCGTTTGCTTATTATTACCATTGTGTTTGTAGGTATTTTTGCCACTATTGCCAATATCGCTTTCCGCACGATGCTCAATAGTCAGTTGTATTCTTCACGCAATAGGCGAAACGAAAAGGGTGGGGGAGGAGCTGTTGTGCTGGTAGTCTTATTGGTAGCAGGGGTTGTCTATTTCTTTTCAATACTCTTTAAGTTGGCACTTTCTCGCAGTCGCGAATATATGGCTGATGCAGGAGCTGTTGAAATGACCCATAAGTCTTTGGCATTAGCCAATGCCTTAAAGAAAATCTCAGGGCACTCCACCATCGAAGGTGTGGATAACGACGAAGTAAAAGAACTCTTCATCGACTATAAAGCCGAAGGCTTTTTTGCAATGTTCGCCACCCACCCACCTATTCGCAAACGCATACAAGTATTAGAGCAATTTTAAAGACTTATCTTAGCTCAAAACAACTAAAACATTTTTGCGCATAAGCTTCCCTTCTACAACTCCCCTTGATTCCTTCAGTAAACGTACCTCACCTATGTATCAATCATAGAAGTTTTCTTTCTTCATTCTTCGTCTTTTGTTTGTCTTTTCTTCATTCTAGACCCACTGTAGAGCCACTGTAGACCCACTGTAGAGCCACTGTAGAGCCACTATAACCCCACTTATCCCCCATTTAAACCTTATTACTTGTCCGTATGCCCCACACCTGCTCGTGTGGTTCGTATCGTATTTTTGTTTGCTTTTACATCACAAAGCTTTGCCAAATCCTAATTAGCTAATTATTCACGTAAGCTAAAAAAATAGCAATAAAGTTAAAACATATTATTCAGAAAATATATCTGATATTCAAATGTTTGTATTTACATTCAAAATATTTTCGTAAAAAAAGTGCTAAAAATTTTGTCGATAAAAAAAAATGTTATACTTTTGCGCTCTGTAAAAAGATAGACGCCGGCATAGCTCAGTTGGCCAGAGCACGTGATTTGTAATCTCGGGGTCGTGGGTTCGAATCCCTCTGCCGGCTCAAAAAAAAGTACATATTTTAATAGTTCAAATATTCGGGGGAGATACTCAAGCGGCCAACGAGGGCAGACTGTAAATCTGCTGGTTTTACCTTCACAGGTTCGAATCCTGTTCTCCCCACTGTCATATTTTTATTTTTTTGCGGGAGTAGCTCAGTTGGTAGAGCGTCAGCCTTCCAAGCTGAATGTCGCGAGTTCGAACCTCGTCTCCCGCTCTTTTTTTGTATGCTGATGTAGCTCAGGGGTAGAGCACTTCCTTGGTAAGGAAGAGGTCACGAGTTCAAATCTCGTCATCAGCTCTCACGTATTTTGTACACACATCAAACACTCATTTATATAACTAAGATTTAAAATTTATTTAAAAATGGCAAAAGAAACATTTGATCGTTCCAAACCCCACTTGAATATTGGTACTATTGGACACGTGGATCACGGTAAAACAACTTTGACAGCCGCTATTACTAAAGTATTAGCCGACGCTGGTCTTTCAGAAGTTCGTAGCTTCGATTCAATCGACAACGCTCCCGAAGAAAAAGAACGTGGTATTACCATTAATACCTCTCACGTAGAATACCAAACAGCTACTCGTCACTACGCACACGTAGACTGTCCTGGCCACGCCGACTACGTAAAGAATATGATTACAGGTGCTGCCCAAATGGACGGTGCTATCCTCGTAGTTGCTGCTACCGACGGACCTATGCCTCAAACTCGTGAGCACATCCTCCTCGGTCGCCAAGTAGGTATTCCTCGTATCGTTGTGTTTATGAACAAAGTAGATATGGTAGACGACCCAGAATTGTTGGAACTCGTAGAACTCGAAATGCGTGAGCTTTTGAGCTCTTACCAATACGATGGCGATAACACTCCTATCATTCAAGGTTCAGCTCTTGGAGCTCTTAACGGTGAGAAAAAATGGGTTGATAGCGTTCTTGCCCTTATGGACGCTGTTGATAAATGGATCGAACTTCCAACTCGTGACATCGATAAACCATTCTTGATGCCTATTGAAGACGTGTTCACTATCACCGGTCGTGGTACCGTTGCTACTGGTCGTATCGAAACTGGTGAAGCTAAAACAGGTGATGCAGTTGAAATCATCGGTATGGGTGCTGAAAAATTGACCTCTACTATTACTGGGGTTGAAATGTTCCGCAAAATCCTCGACCGTGGTGAAGCTGGTGACAACGTAGGTTTGTTGCTTCGTGGTATCGACAAAAAAGACATCAAACGTGGTATGGTAATCTGCAAACCAGGTTCTGTAACTCCACACTCTAAATTCAAAGCTGAGGTGTATATCCTTTCTAAAGAAGAAGGTGGTCGTCACACTCCATTCCACAACAACTACCGTCCTCAGTTCTACGTACGTACTACCGACGTAACCGGTACTATCCACTTGCAACCAGGTGTTGATATGGTTATGCCAGGTGATAACGTAACTATCGAAGTAGAATTGTTGCAACCTATCGCATTGAACGTAGGTCTTCGTTTCGCTATCCGCGAAGGTGGTCGTACCGTAGGTGCTGGTCAAGTAACTGAAATTCTTGACTAATTAGCTAAGAAGGTTAGGTTAAATATTATTTAATACAAAAAAGTTTTGAGCATAAAAACTCAAAACTTTTTTTAAAATACGGGTGTAGTTCAAGGGTAGAATAGCGGTCTCCAAAACCGTTGATGGGGGTTCGAATCCCTCCACCCGTGCTTAACATTACCAAAGTTCCAAACTTTGGTAATGTTTTTTTATCTTCTAAAAATCATATCTTTGCATCACTATTTACCCTTTTATCTTTTACCTAAATATGCTCCATATTTTTGATGATAAATAAAAAAGTTGTACCTTTGTGGTGTCAAACCCAAAAATTGCATTACCAATGAAACCTCTTTATTTTTTCTTCTGTATGCTCCTCGTTATGAGTTGTAGCAAGAGTTCCGATGATAATAACGCTTTTGCTTTTACGTCTCTACTCAATAGTTATACGGGTTCTACTGCTTCTGTTACTCACCAGCAAGAAATTATTCATAGCGAAACCGAATTACAAGAGATTGCTAAAGAATGGGGTATAGAAAACAAAATAGCCAAACTCCCTAAAATTAATTTCAACACTGAACAGTTGGTACTCATTTGGGGAGACATCAAAGGTTCGACACCATCGCAAATAGAGGTAATCTCGGCTATAGAATATGATGACTATATAGAAATCATCACTGAAAGCAAAGTAACAGGAGATGCCTCGGCACTTAGTCGTCCTTTTTGTATTATTAAAACGACTAAAACACATAAGAAAATGGTGATTAAGAGTAATATCTCTACTAGTGGAATTATAGATTCTTAAAACAATTTCCTTAAAACATTTGTTTTTTAATGACAGGTTTAATACTTTTGCGGGGTAGTTTATTAGGCATCATACGTTAGAGTTTTTTCAGAAACTCTCCGAGCTTCTCCGAAAATTCAGACACTCCTAAACAACTTCACTCAAGAATTTCAACTAAATATCAATTAACAAGAAGTAAAGGTATCATCTCTTACCTCTTATCTCTTAGCTAAATAAAATGGAAAGTAAATTTAACATAGGACAACGCGTGTGGGTTTCTCCTCAACTCACAGGGAAACCCGATTGGGTAGAAGCTACCGTTACCGAAATAGAACAAAATCCCTTTATAGGAATTGTCATTGAAGTAAAGACGGACAATGGCGAATTATTCTTTGAAAAAGAAGATATGTTTAAACCCGTAGAAGAGGAAGAATTATGCACGCTATAGCTTTTGACTTAATAGTTTCTGAGCTAAAGAAACATTATAAAGATCCATATCACAACGCTTATGCTGAAATTAGAAAAGTACTTAAGCAAAATAATTTTTATTGGATACAAGGGAGTACTTATGCTACTGAAGGCGATTTGCGAACCCTTTTTCGTGCTATACAAAGCCTAAAAAATATCAAATGGTTCTGCCTCTCAGTGAGAGATATTCGCGCTTTCAAAATAGAAGACTACTCCGATTTCACTCAAGAATTTCAACTAAATATCAATTAACAAGAAGTAAAGGTATCATCTCTTACCTAAACAAAATGGAAAGAATAGCAAGTTTTTGTATCGACCACCTCAAACTCGAGCGTGGCATTTATGTATCGCGTAAAGACTATGTAGGCAACGAAGTGCTTACCTCTTTCGATATCCGTATGAAGCTCCCCTATCGCGAGCCCGTACTTGGCAGTCCCGAAACACATACTATCGAGCACCTCGCCGCTACTTGGTTGCGCAACAACCCCGAGTGGAAAGACAAGATTATCTATTGGGGGCCTATGGGCTGTATGACCGGTAATTACCTTATTCTCGCTGGTGACTATACCTCCAAAGATATCGCCCCCCTCATCACCGAACTTTTTGAGTATATCGCTAATTTCGAAGGTGATATTCCTGGTGCCTCAGCTTTAGAATGTGGCAATTTCTACAACAACAACCTCCCTTTTGCTAAATACGAAGCTAAAAAATACTTAGAGGAAACCTTATATCACCTCACCGATAAAAATCTGAATTATCCCAAGTAA is from Capnocytophaga ochracea DSM 7271 and encodes:
- a CDS encoding virulence protein: MHAIAFDLIVSELKKHYKDPYHNAYAEIRKVLKQNNFYWIQGSTYATEGDLRTLFRAIQSLKNIKWFCLSVRDIRAFKIEDYSDFTQEFQLNIN
- a CDS encoding glycerophosphodiester phosphodiesterase family protein, which translates into the protein MFLMKKYIITLSLLCLAMACKSPSTGQIIPQEEITNQMYFTSKPIVSAHRGGGGEQLKGYPENCLESIQYLSKKGIHSFEIDIFESADGDLLLMHDDKLGRTATGQGVVSALTTEQLGTEKLKDEFGNVTAFQIPFLKDVLSWCKTHKGYLMLDFKKGISYQKVVDLVREEKMEAQVVLISYNTAQAEALHKVAPEMLLSVSARNEDELNRILQTGIPKQKLLAFTGIRLAPDQLYERLNQLKIPAILGTLGNLDKRAATKGDHLYTEWAKKGIQVFSTDRPLAFK
- a CDS encoding LemA family protein, giving the protein MGLIITIAIIVILVFWYISANNKLVALANNRENAFADIDVQLKQRHDLIPQLVAAVKGYMTHESDVLTKITQARSRAMSATDINDKIAAEKELSSAMGAFNIQVEAYPDLKANTNFMHLQQEIADIENKLASVRRFFNSTTKELNTAIQSIPTNIVAGFKKMTPQPFFDLGTEQRQQLDKAPEISFS
- the rfbD gene encoding dTDP-4-dehydrorhamnose reductase gives rise to the protein MNVLVTGGSGQLGSEIQANPHKKSCYYFTDINSLDICDVQAIRAFVQLNNIGVIVNCAAYTNVDKAEDDSALATLINHTAVENLATVCKEHNLPLIHISTDYVFGGSKNTPYTETDPTTPLGVYGCTKLAGEQVIQQAGIEHLIIRTAWLYSLRFGHNFVKTIQRLSAERTELKVVFDQVGTPTNASDLADFIVQAVENLWYKGKREVYHFSNEGVCSWYDFAVTIVAQSGNNCKVLPCRSDEFPSKVTRPAYSVLDKTKLKKDFNYPIPHWRHSFCSDK
- a CDS encoding S-ribosylhomocysteine lyase; amino-acid sequence: MERIASFCIDHLKLERGIYVSRKDYVGNEVLTSFDIRMKLPYREPVLGSPETHTIEHLAATWLRNNPEWKDKIIYWGPMGCMTGNYLILAGDYTSKDIAPLITELFEYIANFEGDIPGASALECGNFYNNNLPFAKYEAKKYLEETLYHLTDKNLNYPK
- a CDS encoding M48 family metallopeptidase, whose protein sequence is MQYLGIRQQIARNNTKSVLYLLAFPLLILAGTYAVLYMLNDQDIEAVNAQFLSVVPVVLIGVAIWFVISYFFNTQMIQTATHSRPLERRENMRVYNLTENLCMSVGMPMPKLYIIESDALNAFASGINQKTFAVTLTRGIINTLNDDELEGVIAHELTHIRNRDVRLLIITIVFVGIFATIANIAFRTMLNSQLYSSRNRRNEKGGGGAVVLVVLLVAGVVYFFSILFKLALSRSREYMADAGAVEMTHKSLALANALKKISGHSTIEGVDNDEVKELFIDYKAEGFFAMFATHPPIRKRIQVLEQF
- a CDS encoding ribonucleotide-diphosphate reductase subunit beta; this translates as MGIFDKRENYKPFEYPEVMEFVNAMHKSFWVHSEVEFTADIQDFKSELTPVEKEAVKRALLGIAQVEVSVKTFWGDLYDLFPKPEFNGLGATFAECEFRHSEAYARLLEVLGYNNEFENLLEVPVFKERSNVLKEYLAKNRENAMERILFFTLIIENASLFSQFATILSFTRFKGFLKNVANIIAWTSVDEQLHANAGIYILKKIFEENPEMKAKAEEDATTFIRSYITLEDKMLDWIFEQGELEFFSKKDLSNYMRYRLDDSLTQLGLGKPFGISGEEAKPMMWFEEEVFSNELDDFFAKRPTAYTKHDKSISENDLF
- the tuf gene encoding elongation factor Tu is translated as MAKETFDRSKPHLNIGTIGHVDHGKTTLTAAITKVLADAGLSEVRSFDSIDNAPEEKERGITINTSHVEYQTATRHYAHVDCPGHADYVKNMITGAAQMDGAILVVAATDGPMPQTREHILLGRQVGIPRIVVFMNKVDMVDDPELLELVELEMRELLSSYQYDGDNTPIIQGSALGALNGEKKWVDSVLALMDAVDKWIELPTRDIDKPFLMPIEDVFTITGRGTVATGRIETGEAKTGDAVEIIGMGAEKLTSTITGVEMFRKILDRGEAGDNVGLLLRGIDKKDIKRGMVICKPGSVTPHSKFKAEVYILSKEEGGRHTPFHNNYRPQFYVRTTDVTGTIHLQPGVDMVMPGDNVTIEVELLQPIALNVGLRFAIREGGRTVGAGQVTEILD
- a CDS encoding virulence factor, with the protein product MYAIAFDMNISSLEKHYGKPYNNAYYEIASELEKYNFYRIQGSTYVTDNKDMGNLMLAIDALAYIEWFANAVRDIRVFRIEDWSDLTQVVKIKSTKKTFIN